One window of Triticum dicoccoides isolate Atlit2015 ecotype Zavitan chromosome 5A, WEW_v2.0, whole genome shotgun sequence genomic DNA carries:
- the LOC119300662 gene encoding DNA-dependent metalloprotease WSS1-like — protein sequence MEVGDLHKMWEIRALKRKPEEPTAHALLDRVAKKVQPSCAAASGASRSSPSSQPEAAGAQRQLRHRGEAVKLRLWRDGRDLDFIPYEEVLDTMLHKIAHNARRPHNAQFYKLWDELRKFDSTTDGAVKYEIPIVAVHCKITI from the exons ATGGAGGTGGGCGACCTGCACAAGATGTGGGAGATCCGGGCGCTCAAGCGGAAGCCCGAGGAGCCGACGGCCCACGCGCTCCTCGACCGCGTCGCCAAGAAGGTCCAGCCATCATGCGCCGCCGCAAGTGGCGCATCAAGGTCCTCTCCGAGTTCTC AACCCGAGGCTGCTGGGGCTCAACGTCAACTGAGGCATCGAGGTGAAGCCGTGAAGCTGCGGCTCTGGCGTGACGGCCGGGACCTCGACTTCATCCCCTACGAGGAGGTGCTCGACACCATGCTTCACAAGATCGCGCACAACGCGCGCAGGCCCCACAACGCGCAGTTCTACAAGCTCTGGGACGAGCTCCGCAAG TTTGACAGTACAACGGATGGGGCTGTTAAATATGAGATTCCAATTGTGGCAGTGCATTGCAAAATAACTATTTGA